In Rhodamnia argentea isolate NSW1041297 chromosome 4, ASM2092103v1, whole genome shotgun sequence, the following proteins share a genomic window:
- the LOC115749172 gene encoding putative zinc finger A20 and AN1 domain-containing stress-associated protein 8, producing MGTDRDFGAEPSFCAAGCGFYGVREQHDLCSKCYATFLRDQVAKSAAEAPTGQASNSASEVAVSLDDLTALVSDLTIDGSTPRTIKKQNRCSACNKRVGLLGFECRCGDVFCGAHRYPEEHDCNVDFKVAARRRIAEEDPLCKADKMGFSI from the coding sequence ATGGGAACGGACAGAGATTTCGGTGCAGAACCGTCGTTTTGCGCGGCGGGTTGCGGTTTCTATGGAGTCCGAGAGCAGCACGATCTCTGCTCCAAGTGCTACGCCACTTTCCTCAGAGACCAAGTCGCGAAATCAGCCGCCGAGGCGCCCACAGGACAAGCATCGAACTCGGCTTCCGAGGTTGCCGTTTCTTTGGATGATCTGACCGCTTTAGTGAGCGATCTGACTATCGACGGTTCGACCCCAAGAACGATCAAGAAGCAGAATAGGTGCTCCGCGTGCAACAAGCGTGTCGGTTTACTAGGGTTCGAGTGCCGCTGCGGCGACGTGTTCTGCGGGGCACATCGGTATCCAGAAGAACACGACTGCAATGTCGATTTCAAGGTGGCCGCGAGGAGGAGAATTGCCGAGGAGGATCCTCTTTGCAAGGCCGATAAGATGGGTTTTAGTATTTGA